Proteins encoded together in one Pantoea sp. CCBC3-3-1 window:
- a CDS encoding Gp138 family membrane-puncturing spike protein, which translates to MPVSIQSILGGQAQAYQALADAISSKLRVALPGIIQSFDPVAVTCTVQPAIKGTLRNADNDPVSVSLPLLVDVPVIFPRGGGCTITFPVAKGDECLVIFSDRCIDFWWQNGGVQEPVDPRQHDLSDAFALVGPQSQAEKIGSISTDSLQIRTDEGNAFIELKQGGEVTITTPQLTVNGNVTVNGEVHSSGDQTASGISLKDHVHGGIQSGTSYTRGPQ; encoded by the coding sequence ATGCCCGTTTCAATTCAGTCCATTCTCGGCGGTCAGGCTCAGGCATATCAGGCCTTAGCCGACGCGATCTCTTCAAAACTACGCGTTGCTTTGCCCGGAATTATCCAGTCGTTCGATCCCGTCGCGGTAACCTGCACGGTTCAGCCAGCGATAAAAGGCACTCTCCGCAACGCTGATAACGACCCGGTTTCCGTCTCGCTGCCTTTGCTGGTGGATGTGCCCGTTATCTTTCCGCGTGGTGGCGGCTGCACCATAACTTTTCCAGTCGCGAAAGGGGATGAATGCCTGGTGATTTTTAGCGATCGCTGCATTGATTTCTGGTGGCAAAACGGCGGCGTGCAGGAGCCGGTTGATCCGCGCCAACACGACCTGTCAGATGCCTTCGCGCTGGTTGGGCCGCAGTCACAGGCGGAAAAAATTGGCAGTATCAGTACTGATTCGCTGCAAATTCGCACCGATGAAGGCAACGCCTTTATTGAACTGAAACAGGGCGGCGAAGTGACCATTACCACACCGCAGCTAACCGTGAATGGCAACGTGACGGTTAACGGCGAGGTTCACTCCAGCGGCGATCAGACCGCCAGCGGGATCAGCCTGAAAGATCACGTTCATGGCGGCATTCAGAGCGGAACCAGCTATACAAGAGGACCACAATGA
- a CDS encoding phage tail assembly chaperone produces the protein MEVDIADVNYRIAKLDVFQQLKVSRKLLPLLAGMLSDVGTLKAAAAEGDLYKALEKTLPTIAQTLADMSEEDTHAILHPCLSVVSRQQAKGWAPIFSQGVLMFDDLDLVTMLKLVMRVVEDSLGSFLPELPVSPGAAQPAS, from the coding sequence ATGGAAGTTGACATTGCCGACGTTAATTACCGCATCGCGAAGCTGGATGTTTTCCAACAGCTGAAAGTTTCCCGCAAATTACTGCCGCTGCTGGCCGGGATGTTATCGGATGTGGGAACGCTTAAAGCCGCTGCGGCTGAAGGCGACTTATATAAAGCGCTGGAAAAAACGCTGCCGACGATTGCGCAAACGCTGGCCGACATGAGCGAAGAAGATACCCATGCGATTCTGCATCCCTGCCTTTCGGTGGTGTCACGGCAGCAGGCGAAAGGCTGGGCACCGATCTTTTCTCAGGGCGTGCTGATGTTTGACGATCTGGATCTGGTCACCATGCTGAAGCTGGTTATGCGGGTAGTGGAGGATTCGCTGGGAAGTTTTTTGCCCGAACTCCCCGTCAGTCCCGGTGCGGCCCAGCCAGCGAGCTGA
- a CDS encoding DUF2612 domain-containing protein produces MKYTELITNYHRKPLFVEHVDLISRPQSELSASLSGLLSALDIDSAAGAQLDILGEWIGRNRKITAPIEDYFFTLDSSTLGFGYGTWKNRYDPESGAINVDDEDYRTMLRAKIGANGWDGTTETLPKVLQSIYPKGDISLSFTDNQDMSITVYVNGNTVSNITKEIIKQGYLAVKPAGVSVIYKINEE; encoded by the coding sequence ATGAAATATACCGAGCTGATTACAAATTATCACCGTAAGCCTTTATTTGTTGAGCACGTTGACTTAATTTCCCGACCACAAAGCGAACTCTCCGCTTCGCTCTCGGGATTACTTTCTGCACTGGATATCGACAGTGCGGCAGGGGCTCAACTGGATATATTGGGCGAATGGATTGGACGTAACAGAAAAATTACGGCACCCATTGAAGATTATTTTTTCACGCTCGACAGCAGTACGCTGGGATTTGGTTATGGCACTTGGAAAAACCGTTACGATCCCGAATCAGGTGCGATTAATGTCGACGACGAAGATTATCGCACCATGCTGCGAGCCAAAATAGGGGCGAACGGCTGGGACGGTACGACGGAAACGCTGCCGAAAGTGCTGCAAAGTATTTATCCTAAAGGAGATATATCACTCTCTTTTACTGATAATCAGGATATGTCGATTACCGTTTATGTTAACGGCAATACGGTCTCAAACATCACCAAAGAAATTATCAAACAGGGCTATCTGGCCGTTAAGCCTGCTGGCGTTTCTGTAATCTATAAAATAAATGAGGAATAA
- a CDS encoding baseplate J/gp47 family protein produces MALNTDRLGLSATVTAQGISAPDYQTILGMLTRYFQQIYGSDAYLEPDSKDGQMLAIYALAIHDANNTAIACYNSFSPATATGDALTRNVKINGIARKAATRSTVDVKLTGLPGTLIINGSVRDSNNVLWELPATVTLDTSGTTIVTATCATQGAVAAVIGSVNQINTPTRGWTAVTNVSAAAVGNAAETDAQLRSRQAQSVASAALVTFDALDGAIANIQGVTGHKLYQNDTSETDDNGLPAHAISAIVIGGDATEIADTLRRKKSLGVATWGNTAIAVTDSYGAAQTINFTRPVAVPVYLALEIKALPGYTSAVADEIKMALAAWINKLGIGEDVLLSRLYSPANLTAGTDSNNSQYYDILSLKVGISESALATANISIPYDCLASCKIENITVTVTS; encoded by the coding sequence ATGGCTCTCAACACAGACAGGCTGGGGTTATCGGCAACGGTAACGGCCCAGGGGATCAGTGCGCCCGATTACCAGACCATTCTGGGCATGTTGACCCGCTACTTTCAGCAAATCTACGGCTCCGATGCTTACCTGGAGCCGGACAGTAAAGACGGGCAGATGCTGGCGATCTACGCTCTGGCTATCCATGATGCCAATAACACGGCGATTGCCTGCTACAACTCATTTTCGCCGGCGACGGCCACGGGCGATGCGCTAACGCGCAATGTAAAAATCAACGGCATTGCCCGTAAGGCGGCAACCCGTTCGACGGTAGACGTCAAGCTAACTGGCTTGCCGGGAACGCTGATTATCAACGGCTCGGTGAGGGACAGTAATAACGTGCTCTGGGAACTTCCGGCTACCGTTACGCTTGATACTTCCGGCACCACCATCGTGACGGCAACCTGCGCCACGCAGGGTGCCGTTGCAGCAGTAATTGGTTCGGTTAATCAAATCAATACGCCGACGCGCGGCTGGACCGCAGTTACCAATGTTTCAGCAGCGGCAGTAGGAAACGCAGCGGAAACGGATGCTCAGCTGCGTAGTCGCCAGGCGCAGAGCGTTGCATCGGCGGCGCTGGTTACATTTGATGCGCTGGACGGTGCGATTGCCAATATTCAGGGCGTGACCGGGCACAAGCTGTATCAAAACGATACCAGCGAGACAGATGATAACGGCTTACCGGCCCATGCGATTTCAGCCATTGTTATTGGCGGTGACGCTACCGAGATTGCGGATACGCTCCGCAGAAAAAAATCGTTGGGTGTGGCCACCTGGGGCAATACGGCAATCGCGGTAACGGATAGCTATGGCGCAGCGCAAACCATTAATTTCACCCGTCCGGTAGCCGTTCCGGTTTATCTGGCTTTAGAGATTAAGGCGCTCCCGGGATATACCAGCGCCGTTGCCGACGAAATAAAAATGGCGCTTGCCGCCTGGATCAACAAGCTGGGTATTGGAGAGGATGTGTTGCTAAGCCGACTCTATTCTCCGGCCAACCTGACAGCGGGAACGGACAGCAATAACAGCCAGTATTACGATATTTTGAGCCTGAAAGTGGGTATTAGCGAATCGGCACTGGCAACGGCGAATATTTCAATCCCTTACGATTGCCTGGCCTCCTGTAAAATTGAAAATATCACCGTTACGGTGACCTCATGA
- a CDS encoding phage tail tape measure protein codes for MNAENSNNFPLVLENQLTAEVASWQKLQQIVEDPAVSDSDQASKTLDLQKIRQSVAKAGNALVNYIDRFASRLEQLGQRAQNAGVEAGDLKALEYGAAQSGLSNESLAKAVGALKTPGAETLLNLLGVATADANGQKRAESSVFNDLGNSLGAMPEAQAVQTAQQLGLAPDVLAAMQQGLGKFITDYNHISASVDVNMTDAVSGADRFMGARRKFDEVVELLQTKSSARLNDGLADSFDRLSQRLIDNAPDLQRVIDGVVSALLWLAEVGERVVIRLVQAAADLSRWWDSLDGATKQLLISLGAVTAAWLVLNSAFLMSPLGIVLALAGALFALYDDYKTWQEGGKSLIDWDSWAPGIQAAKTAIGWLIDKIAKLSQGTLDWKSGMQALADFVSGNWSPTMINAVKSVKEYFNSFFADIANKLADGPAWTLLRKLHILTDKDTEDMIHFMSNMFGGDDKASAGSASQANRQIFNPTYLSNAMATINATGNDRMLWQNALMQPAGPGIQQETNIHLHGVSDPQAAAKYVERSQFDVNSLLVQKLARRAV; via the coding sequence ATGAACGCTGAAAACAGCAACAATTTTCCGCTGGTGCTGGAAAATCAGCTGACGGCAGAGGTCGCCAGCTGGCAGAAACTGCAGCAAATCGTTGAGGATCCCGCTGTTTCGGACAGCGACCAGGCATCAAAAACGCTGGATCTGCAAAAAATCAGGCAGTCCGTGGCAAAAGCCGGCAACGCGTTGGTGAACTATATCGATCGTTTTGCCAGTCGGCTGGAGCAGCTGGGGCAGAGGGCACAAAACGCCGGCGTGGAGGCTGGCGATTTAAAAGCGCTTGAATATGGTGCCGCGCAAAGCGGACTGAGTAATGAATCGCTGGCCAAAGCTGTTGGTGCGCTTAAAACGCCCGGTGCCGAAACGCTCCTTAACCTCCTGGGGGTCGCCACCGCTGATGCCAACGGTCAAAAACGCGCGGAGAGCAGCGTTTTTAATGACCTTGGCAACAGTCTTGGCGCAATGCCTGAAGCCCAGGCGGTGCAAACGGCGCAGCAGTTGGGGCTTGCCCCTGACGTACTGGCCGCTATGCAGCAAGGATTAGGCAAATTCATCACCGACTATAACCACATCTCCGCGTCGGTCGACGTGAATATGACGGATGCCGTCTCCGGTGCCGATCGTTTTATGGGAGCGAGACGTAAGTTTGATGAGGTTGTTGAATTGCTGCAAACCAAAAGCAGTGCGCGTCTGAACGATGGCCTGGCGGACTCCTTTGATCGTCTCAGCCAGCGGCTGATCGATAACGCGCCCGATCTTCAGCGCGTTATTGACGGCGTGGTGAGCGCGCTTCTTTGGCTGGCAGAAGTTGGAGAGCGGGTGGTCATTCGCCTTGTGCAGGCCGCTGCCGATCTCAGCCGCTGGTGGGATTCGCTCGATGGCGCTACGAAACAGCTGCTTATCTCGCTTGGCGCAGTTACCGCTGCCTGGTTAGTGCTGAACAGCGCATTTCTGATGTCGCCGTTAGGCATCGTATTAGCGCTGGCGGGCGCGCTGTTTGCCCTCTACGACGACTACAAAACCTGGCAGGAAGGGGGAAAAAGCCTGATTGACTGGGATTCATGGGCGCCGGGCATTCAGGCAGCGAAAACGGCGATTGGCTGGCTGATCGACAAAATCGCTAAATTAAGCCAGGGCACGCTGGACTGGAAAAGCGGCATGCAGGCGCTGGCCGACTTTGTCTCCGGAAACTGGTCGCCGACGATGATTAACGCCGTGAAAAGCGTCAAAGAATACTTCAACAGTTTCTTTGCCGACATCGCAAATAAACTGGCTGACGGCCCGGCGTGGACGCTATTAAGGAAACTCCACATCCTGACGGATAAAGACACCGAAGACATGATCCATTTTATGAGCAACATGTTTGGTGGAGATGATAAAGCGTCGGCAGGTTCCGCAAGCCAGGCGAACAGGCAAATTTTCAATCCGACGTATCTCAGCAACGCGATGGCGACTATTAATGCCACAGGTAACGATCGCATGCTGTGGCAAAACGCGCTGATGCAACCCGCCGGGCCAGGGATCCAGCAGGAGACCAATATTCACCTGCATGGCGTCAGCGATCCTCAGGCTGCGGCTAAATATGTTGAACGCAGTCAGTTCGACGTGAATTCACTGTTGGTACAGAAACTGGCCAGGAGGGCAGTGTAA
- a CDS encoding phage protein — protein MTAYSFMDVTASFIGPGMVFDLGSGSGNSEEGITVAMSGIKNTMTLGIDGEGMNSLLPGKSGTVTINLLQTSPANKKLSLAYNAQSQSSASWGNNIIVIRNNASGEVITARGVAFQKLPDRKFAKEGGTSAWVFDCIKIDIMPGEY, from the coding sequence ATGACTGCTTATTCATTTATGGATGTAACTGCCTCTTTTATCGGTCCGGGAATGGTATTTGATTTGGGAAGCGGCTCGGGTAATTCTGAGGAAGGGATCACGGTTGCCATGAGCGGCATCAAAAACACCATGACGCTGGGGATTGATGGCGAAGGGATGAACTCCTTGCTGCCTGGTAAATCAGGAACGGTGACAATTAACCTGCTACAGACTTCGCCGGCAAATAAAAAGCTGTCGCTGGCTTATAACGCACAAAGTCAGTCTTCAGCCAGCTGGGGCAATAACATTATTGTTATTCGCAACAACGCCTCAGGCGAAGTCATTACTGCTCGTGGCGTGGCATTCCAGAAACTGCCCGATCGCAAGTTTGCGAAAGAGGGCGGCACTTCCGCCTGGGTTTTTGACTGTATCAAAATCGATATCATGCCGGGAGAATATTAA
- a CDS encoding NTP pyrophosphohydrolase, producing the protein MRPVDAGFISYTALKDGSVDLADIARLNDWLDLKAENHYRIAQWKQANER; encoded by the coding sequence ATGCGCCCGGTGGATGCCGGGTTTATCAGCTACACCGCGCTTAAAGACGGCTCGGTCGATCTGGCGGACATTGCCCGTCTGAACGACTGGCTGGATTTGAAAGCGGAGAATCACTACCGCATCGCTCAATGGAAACAGGCTAATGAACGCTGA
- a CDS encoding benzoate transporter — MIYDCFLFYDEEMMLKLRLETLSDHIDKFVIVESTHSFTGNPKPLNFKPDNFSKFKDKIIYVVFDQQPHADAWQNESDTRNAIMQGLKDASNDDLILIADVDEIYDPKIIPQINPRKLCTTIYQNFYNYQFNLQVLNNDGTPRLCKLPKAVSYYNLTHFFRSEPETLRNVKRKNSFIRKNWFKWQWLKINSKIIKDGGWHFSWIMTPEQISKKMSSISHTEYDLPEFNNEDHIIQCIKNGQDIWSRDRKFIKKELNKKNFPDYLVENRLEYKKFIL; from the coding sequence ATGATTTATGATTGTTTTCTCTTCTACGATGAAGAAATGATGTTAAAACTACGCTTAGAAACCCTTTCAGATCATATAGATAAGTTTGTCATTGTGGAATCTACTCATAGTTTTACAGGTAACCCTAAACCGTTAAACTTTAAGCCTGACAACTTCAGTAAGTTTAAGGATAAGATTATTTATGTTGTCTTTGATCAGCAGCCTCATGCTGATGCATGGCAAAATGAGTCAGATACTCGTAATGCTATTATGCAGGGTTTAAAAGACGCATCGAACGATGACCTTATCCTTATTGCTGACGTGGATGAGATTTACGATCCAAAAATTATCCCTCAAATAAATCCGCGCAAATTATGCACAACAATTTATCAGAATTTTTATAACTATCAGTTCAACCTTCAGGTACTTAACAATGATGGGACGCCACGACTTTGCAAGCTTCCCAAAGCCGTGAGTTATTATAATCTCACCCATTTTTTTAGAAGTGAGCCGGAAACCTTACGTAACGTTAAGCGTAAGAATTCTTTCATTAGAAAAAACTGGTTTAAATGGCAGTGGTTGAAAATTAACTCAAAAATCATTAAAGATGGAGGATGGCATTTCTCCTGGATAATGACGCCTGAACAAATTTCAAAAAAAATGTCCTCAATATCACATACTGAATATGACTTGCCTGAATTTAATAATGAAGATCATATTATTCAATGCATAAAAAATGGACAAGACATTTGGTCTCGTGACAGGAAGTTTATCAAGAAAGAATTGAATAAAAAAAATTTCCCTGATTATCTAGTGGAAAACAGGCTGGAGTATAAAAAATTTATTTTATGA
- a CDS encoding phage baseplate protein, translated as MQSLSTLFLPQRRQIGLLIPDVVTSESHTDVLTLTSHPVENGTNISDHAYLTSPTVTMDIGFSSGGSLVDFWDSRQLGVGQGLSPTEIYQNLLEMQKNRNLLDVVTGKRLYSNMLISHLNVTTAANSEHVLFASLTLTEVIIADTDNRSSAAKENMQQGVATSAVQNSGKKVTKQTSSLSLTGGG; from the coding sequence ATGCAATCTTTATCAACGCTTTTCCTGCCGCAGCGACGGCAAATTGGCTTACTGATTCCTGACGTAGTGACCAGCGAGAGCCACACGGACGTGCTAACCCTTACCAGCCATCCGGTTGAAAATGGCACAAATATTTCCGATCACGCTTATCTGACCTCGCCTACCGTCACGATGGACATTGGTTTTTCCAGCGGCGGTTCGCTGGTGGATTTTTGGGATAGCCGCCAGTTGGGTGTGGGCCAGGGGCTTAGCCCAACCGAGATCTACCAAAACCTGCTGGAGATGCAGAAAAACAGAAACCTGCTGGACGTGGTGACCGGTAAACGTCTGTACAGCAACATGTTAATCAGCCATCTCAACGTCACCACGGCGGCCAATAGCGAACACGTTCTTTTCGCCTCGCTAACGCTGACTGAAGTGATCATTGCCGATACGGATAACCGATCCAGCGCGGCTAAAGAGAATATGCAGCAGGGCGTAGCGACCTCGGCCGTGCAGAACAGCGGCAAAAAAGTCACTAAGCAGACCTCCAGCCTGTCGTTAACAGGAGGTGGCTGA